A region of Denticeps clupeoides chromosome 19, fDenClu1.1, whole genome shotgun sequence DNA encodes the following proteins:
- the slc19a3a gene encoding thiamine transporter 2, with product MGQLKDFRGSWGYPTTLLCVYGFFSTVKPIEPFLIPYLTGPDKNLTSEQVTNEVFPVWTYSYLAVLVPVFLLTDWLRYKPVVIFQACTLAATTSLLLWLDGVGAMQTMQFFYGMVTATEVAYYSYIYSVVELQHYLKATSYCRAAQLMGYTVGSVLGQLLVSLGLLSYYYILVFTLVLIAVALVVSLLLPMPQRSMFFHRKIVGVEEMQQEEKGKNGQEGSGGEGRSESGNDEPWRTKELNLGERTTQLDHPTNSTPSPLIYQNSSVHGPEDVLQASSEGQTPPASGGCVGVLLRLWRDFLQCYSSPVLLYWSVWWALATCGYNQTVNYVQVLWDHTQPSGNFTLYNGGVEAVSNLFGAATAYGIGFTLVDWHRWGELALGSFSGMGGGALFLMVFTGNIWVCYAGYVVFKCLYMLLITIAMFQIATGLSMERYALIFGANNFGALLLQTILTSVVVDSRGLGLGIVLQFIIYGSYFTAIAALFFMRGLYVTCKHTSAERPGEPHPRSGSRSSREPSHDTRQGLTLTPF from the exons ATGGGCCAGTTGAAGGACTTTAGGGGAAGCTGGGGCTACCCCACCACACTGCTGTGTGTCTACGGCTTCTTCAGCACCGTTAAGCCCATAGAACCGTTCCTCATCCCTTACCTGACTGGACCGGACAAAAACCTCACCTCTGAGCAG GTGACCAACGAAGTCTTCCCGGTTTGGACCTACTCCTACCTGGCCGTCCTGGTGCCCGTTTTCTTGCTCACCGATTGGCTGCGGTACAAGCCTGTGGTGATTTTCCAGGCCTGCACGTTGGCAGCGACCACGTCCTTGTTGCTGTGGCTAGACGGTGTAGGGGCGATGCAGACCATGCAGTTTTTCTACGGCATGGTGACGGCGACCGAGGTGGCCTACTACTCCTATATTTACAGCGTGGTGGAGCTCCAGCACTACCTGAAGGCCACCTCCTACTGCCGTGCCGCCCAGCTCATGGGCTACACTGTGGGCTCGGTGCTCGGGCAGCTTCTGGTCTCGCTCGGCCTGCTCTCTTACTATTACATTCTGGTCTTCACACTGGTCTTGATTGCTGTTGCCTTGGTTGTTTCCTTACTGCTACCCATGCCCCAGAGAAGCATGTTCTTCCACCGAAAGATAGTGGGAGTGGAGGAAATGCAGCAAGAAGAAAAGGGGAAGAATGGACAGGAAGGATCTGGTGGTGAAGGGAGAAGCGAAAGTGGAAATGATGAGCCTTGGAGAACCAAGGAACTGAATTTGGGAGAAAGAACCACTCAGTTGGACCACCCaacaaactcgacaccctctcCGCTCATATACCAGAACTCTTCTGTCCATGGCCCAGAGGATGTTCTCCAAGCCTCTTCAGAAGGTCAGACTCCTCCTGCCTCTGGAGGCTGTGTGGGGGTCCTGCTCCGCTTGTGGAGGGACTTCCTGCAGTGCTATTCCTCCCCCGTGCTGCTCTACTGGTCCGTGTGGTGGGCTCTGGCCACATGTGGGTACAACCAGACCGTCAATTATGTCCAGGTGCTGTGGGACCACACCCAACCTTCCGGCAACTTCACCCTTTATAATGGCGGTGTGGAGGCTGTCTCAAATCTGTTTG GTGCCGCCACAGCCTACGGAATCGGTTTCACGCTGGTGGACTGGCACCGCTGGGGAGAGCTGGCACTGGGCTCGTTCTCCGGGATGGGTGGCGGCGCTCTCTTCCTCATGGTTTTCACAGGAAACATCTGGGTGTGCTACGCTGGTTATGTCGTCTTCAAATGCCTCTACATGCTGCTCATCACCATAGCAAT GTTCCAGATTGCCACTGGGCTCTCCATGGAGCGCTACGCCCTGATCTTTGGAGCAAATAACTTTGGTGCTCTGCTCCTGCAGACCATCCTAACCTCAGTTGTGGTGGACAGCAGAGGGTTGGGTCTTGGAATCGTCCTGCAG TTCATCATATACGGCAGCTACTTCACCGCCATCGCTGCCCTGTTCTTCATGAGGGGCCTGTATGTCACTTGCAAACACACATCTGCCGAGCGGCCCGGGGAACCACACCCGCGTTCTGGATCACGGAGCAGTCGTGAACCCTCCCACGACACACGGCAGGGACTTACGTTAACCCCTTTTTGA